In Chitinibacter sp. FCG-7, the genomic stretch TTCAAGCAAGCCAAAAGTGACGCCGCGATCAAGGAGAAATAACAACAGCAGCATGGATTGAAGTGCGGCAGCATGGGCATTTTGGCCTAATATGTCCAGATAGGCATCCACGGTGGGTGCTCAATCTGGACTTGAATTCATGCCTGAAATAATTGCTCTGATTGCCCCACAAAACATCATGCCCGCCTTTGCCGACTCTCTTGGCATTCTGGGCGCCCACGAGCACCATGTTGCCATGATGCATGCATCAGGCAGCCATACCCAAATCCAGCGCTTTACCCTGCAAACGCCGGTTCAGAAAATTCATTTCCAGGAATCAAGCCGCTGGCTACTGGCTGCGCTGTCCAATAGTGGGGCCATTACGCCCTATTTGCACAAAGAACGCATTCTGGTTTGTGCATTAGGGGCTTGCAATAACCATCAGCAACTGGCCAGTGAATTGCAGCTACTTCCCGGATGCAGCCTGGGTAATTTGATTGCGGCACTACTAGATCGGGCCCTGCAAGCGGGGCATACATTCAGCGCAGCGCTAAAGCAATTGGAAGGCAAGTTTGATGGCGATGTCAGCCTGATCGCCCAATACACCTCGGATGCACAATATTTCTACGCGCTCAATCTGGGCGTCCCGCTCTTTTTGGGGCTGGAATCCGGTCTTGGGCAGATTTGCAGCAGCAGTGCCAAATTAATCCGCCTCCGTGCCAACCCGGTACACGAAGTCAACCACGGCGAAGTCGTGCGCTTTGGTCTGAATGCTCCCGCCCTGTGCCACAGCAATGGTGACACCAGCCCACTCATCATGTCGGCCAGCAAAACACTGAGCGTACCCCATCACATGCTGGCAGAAATTCAGAGCCAGCCCGTAACACTGGCCGCACAGATTGACAAATACAAAGCCGAGCAGGTTTTTCCCAAGCCACTTTTAGCCAAACTGGCCGGAATCCACAGCGTAACGCTGCTGGCCAGTGGCTCCAGTTTCCATGCAGCGATGATTGCCAGCTACTGGTTTGAAACCTTAGCCGGATTAAAAACTCAGGTCGAGCTTGCCAGTGAATACCGCTATCGCGACATTCACCCTGACAGCCACGAGCTGATGATCGCCATTTCACAATCAGGCGAAACAGCAGACACAGTAGAAGCCTTGCGCCTGGCGCAGCAGAAAGGTCACCCGGAAACAATTGCACTCTGCAATGCCGCCAATAGCACACTGACCACACTCACCGACCACACCTTGCTCACCAACAGTGGGGCAGAACTATCAGTAAGCTCAACCAAATCATTCACAGCACAATTGCTGCTGCTTTATCAACTGGCATTAACGCTTGGAAAAACCCGAAAAACACTGAGCGCAGAACAAATCGCTCGCGCCGAGCAGGAAATGTCCAATCTGGCCAAAGTGATCCACGCAACACTGGATCACAGCAAAGAGCTGCGGCGCTGGGCTGGTGAGCTACATAGCAAGCAAAATCTCTTTGTCATCGGCCGACACGCCATGTATCCCGTGGCGCTAGAAGGGGCCTTCAAATTCAAGGAAGTCGCCTATCAGCACGCCACCGGCTTTGCCGCTGGCGAACTCAAGCACGGCCCAATTACCTTGGTCAACGACGACCTGCCGGTAATCGCCTGCTTGCCATGGAATGCCCATGCCGAACGAACGCTGAGCAATTTGCACGAAATTCGGGCTAATCGCGGCGAAATTTTTGTGCTTTCCGACGGCAATCTGGCGTCCAGCGATAAATTTAGCGTCATCCACATGCCATCAGGCCTGCATGATCTGGCACCGATTGCATACAGCGTTGCCTTGCAACTACTCGCGTATCACAGCGCAGTACTGCGCGGCAATACCATCGACAGCCCTCGAAATCTAGCAAAATCACAGATCACGGCTTGAAAAAGCAATCTGTGCGCAGATGCCAACGTTGAAGCAGGGGCTAATTCACGGACCGATCCCGGGTCACCTGCTTCAGAGGGTATCTACCTACAAAGCAATCTGAGCCGACCCTCTAGCTATATACCCATCCACACTAGCCATTGCACTTGCACATCTAGCGGACAGCAAAAAGCCCAGCTCTTTCGAACTGGGCTTCTGGCTTTCTTAGGGTAGTCTGGCAATGACCTACTTTCACACGGGCAATCCGCACTATCATCGGCGCTGAGGCGTTTCACTGTCCTGTTCGGGATGGGAAGGAGTGGGACCACCTCGCTATGGTCACCAGACAAAACTGGGTGAGTCGCTGTTTTTTCAAACAACTACTCGAAATCAATAGAAGAAGTAATCTTTCATCAGTCGCATTCGCATGCTTCCGGTTCATCTCTTTATTCAACAATTCGCAATCGGGTCGATTGCACCTTCATCGCATAACGCGTCTCAGGTTATAGGATCAAGCCTCACGGGCAATTAGTATCGGTTAGCTTAACGCATTACTGCGCTTCCACACCCGACCTATCAACGTCCTGGTCTCGAACGATCCTTTAGAGGTCTTAAAGACCTAGGGAAGTCTCATCTTGAGGCTAGTTTCGCGCTTAGATGCTTTCAGCGCTTATCTATTCCCGACTTAGCTACCCGGCAATGCCACTGGCGTGACAACCGGTACACCAGAGGTCAGTCCACTCCGGTCCTCTCGTACTAGGAGCAGCCCCC encodes the following:
- a CDS encoding isomerizing glutamine--fructose-6-phosphate transaminase; translated protein: MPEIIALIAPQNIMPAFADSLGILGAHEHHVAMMHASGSHTQIQRFTLQTPVQKIHFQESSRWLLAALSNSGAITPYLHKERILVCALGACNNHQQLASELQLLPGCSLGNLIAALLDRALQAGHTFSAALKQLEGKFDGDVSLIAQYTSDAQYFYALNLGVPLFLGLESGLGQICSSSAKLIRLRANPVHEVNHGEVVRFGLNAPALCHSNGDTSPLIMSASKTLSVPHHMLAEIQSQPVTLAAQIDKYKAEQVFPKPLLAKLAGIHSVTLLASGSSFHAAMIASYWFETLAGLKTQVELASEYRYRDIHPDSHELMIAISQSGETADTVEALRLAQQKGHPETIALCNAANSTLTTLTDHTLLTNSGAELSVSSTKSFTAQLLLLYQLALTLGKTRKTLSAEQIARAEQEMSNLAKVIHATLDHSKELRRWAGELHSKQNLFVIGRHAMYPVALEGAFKFKEVAYQHATGFAAGELKHGPITLVNDDLPVIACLPWNAHAERTLSNLHEIRANRGEIFVLSDGNLASSDKFSVIHMPSGLHDLAPIAYSVALQLLAYHSAVLRGNTIDSPRNLAKSQITA